The DNA region GCCAAGCAGAAACGGACCGTACGCCAACAGCGTCCTTCGATGTCTTGGCTGAGTCCGCTTTGGTATTGCTACGCCAGATCACCTTCGATGTGGTGGGTGGACGGTCGAGCAGGTGATGGAGTTCTCTCACCGCCCCGGCGTCGTTCAGCCCACGCACGATTACGGGCCCGCCCCCCACGCCGCCGACGTTGTTGTGGTCGGCGTGTTCATGGGTCACGAGCACTAGGTCGGCGGAGAGCTCGGGCAAGTCGTACCCGATGTCGCCGCCGTACGGATCGATCACCACGGTGAGGTTGCCGAAGGTTTCAACCGAGACCATCCCCTGCCCCCACCAGCGGACCGCCACCGGCTTGGGGTGGGTGAACTCGGCGGCCGAGTGTTGGGCGGCAGCGAGAAGCATCAAGAGAAGCAGCGCGTTACGAACCACGGTAGAGCTCACTTGAGTTGGGGCGGCTGGGATCGAAGTCGTCGGCCGCGGCCCTCAGCAGGGGCGGCAACCACGCTCAACCTACGAGTGTAACGGGGCCGGCCAATCGCCGTCGATCGACGCCGCTGGGCGACACCGGCTGCATGCGGCCCGACGTTCCACGTGAAAACAAAAAACGGGCCGCCAGGGTTCTCTGGCGGCCCGCTTGGTTGTTGGATTCCTCTCGCCCGCATTAGTAGCGGTAGTGGTCCGACTTGTACGGCCCCTCGACCGGCACGCCCAGGTAGTCGGCCTGCTCTTGGGTCAGCTTGGTGAGCTTCACCCCCAGCTTGCCGAGGTGCAAGCGGGCGACCTCTTCGTCGAGCCGCTTGGGGAGCAGGTAGACCTTGGTCTCGTACTCGCCCGCATTCTTCCACAGCTCGATCTGGGCGAGCGTCTGGTTGGTGAACGAGGTGCTCATCACGAAGCTCGGGTGCCCCGTGGCGCAGCCCAGGTTCACCAGCCGGCCCTTGGCGAGGGTAAGGATCGAGCGACCGGTTTCCTTGAAGGTGTAGCGGTCAACGGCGCCTTCCTTCTCGCTCTTGATCACTACCTTGGTGACCTTGCCCGCCTTGACCTGGGCTTCGAGCCACGCGATGTCGATCTCGGTGTCGAAGTGGCCGATGTTGCACAGGATGGCGTCCTCGGCCATGTGCACCATGTGCTGCCCAAGGATGATGTCCTTATTCCCTGTCGTGGTGACGAACAGGTTGCCCTCCTTGCAGGCCTCTTCCATCGTGGTGACTTCGAAGCCTTCCATCGCGGCCTGCAGGGCGTTGATGGGGTCGATCTCCGTGACGATCACGCGGCAGCCGTAGCGCTGCAGGCTGTGGGCGCAGCCCTTGCCGACGTCGCCGTAGCCGCACACCACCGCTACCTTGCCGGCGAGCATGATGTCGGTCGCGCGCTTCACGCCGTCCGCCAGGCTCTCGCGGCAGCCGTAGAGGTTGTCGAACTTGCTCTTGGTGGCGGAGTCGTTGACGTTGATCGCGGGGCAGCCGAGCTTGCCGGTGCGGTTGAGCACCTCGAGGCGGTGGATGCCGGCGGTGGTCTCTTCGCTGATCCCCTTGATGCCCGAGAGCAGCTCGGGGAAGCGGTCGTGGATCATGGCGGTCAGGTCGCCGCCGTCGTCCAAGATCATGTTGAGCGGCTCACCCGACGGGAACGCGGTGATCGTCTGCTCAATGC from Pirellulimonas nuda includes:
- the ahcY gene encoding adenosylhomocysteinase, with translation MPQVETEKLPYKVLDCTPERFEELAAFGRKEISLAENEMPGLMALRQKYGKSKPLAGARIAGCLHMTIQTAVLIETLAELGAEVTWSSCNIFSTQDHAACAIAKAGYAVFAWKGETDEEFDWCIEQTITAFPSGEPLNMILDDGGDLTAMIHDRFPELLSGIKGISEETTAGIHRLEVLNRTGKLGCPAINVNDSATKSKFDNLYGCRESLADGVKRATDIMLAGKVAVVCGYGDVGKGCAHSLQRYGCRVIVTEIDPINALQAAMEGFEVTTMEEACKEGNLFVTTTGNKDIILGQHMVHMAEDAILCNIGHFDTEIDIAWLEAQVKAGKVTKVVIKSEKEGAVDRYTFKETGRSILTLAKGRLVNLGCATGHPSFVMSTSFTNQTLAQIELWKNAGEYETKVYLLPKRLDEEVARLHLGKLGVKLTKLTQEQADYLGVPVEGPYKSDHYRY